A single window of Carassius auratus strain Wakin chromosome 9, ASM336829v1, whole genome shotgun sequence DNA harbors:
- the LOC113108448 gene encoding 60 kDa heat shock protein, mitochondrial has product MLRLPSVMKQMRPVCRALAPHLTRAYAKDVKFGADARALMLQGVDLLADAVAVTMGPKGRTVIIEQSWGSPKVTKDGVTVAKSIDLKDRYKNIGAKLVQDVANNTNEEAGDGTTTATVLARAVAKEGFDTISKGANPVEIRRGVMLAVEEVISELKKLSKPVTTPEEIAQVATISANGDIEVGNIISNAMKKVGRKGVITVKDGKTLHDELEIIEGMKFDRGYISPYFINTAKGQKCEFQDAYLLLSEKKISSVQSIVPALELANQHRKPLVIIAEDVDGEALSTLVLNRLKVGLQVVAVKAPGFGDNRKNQLQDMAISTGGTVFGDEAVGLAIEDIQAHDFGRVGEVIVTKDDTMLLKGRGDPAAIEKRANEIAEQLESTNSDYEKEKLNERLAKLSDGVAVIKVGGTSDVEVNEKKDRVTDALNATRAAVEEGIVLGGGCALLRCIPALDNIKPANDDQKIGIDIIRRALRIPAMTIAKNAGVEGSLVVEKILQSAPEIGYDAMNGEYVNMVERGIIDPTKVVRTALLDAAGVASLLSTAEAVVTEIPKEEKEMPAGGMGGMGGMGGMGGMGF; this is encoded by the exons ATGTTGCGTTTACCCAGTGTGATGAAACAGATGAGGCCAGTGTGCAGGGCGCTGGCCCCACACCTGACCCGTGCATATGCCAAGGACGTTAAGTTTGGAGCAGATGCCCGTGCCCTCATGCTCCAGGGTGTTGACCTGCTGGCTGATGCTGTGGCTGTCACCATGGGACCAAAG GGTCGAACCGTTATCATTGAGCAGAGCTGGGGCAGCCCTAAAGTCACCAAAGATGGTGTCACAGTTGCCAAAAGTATCGACTTGAAGGATAGGTATAAGAACATCGGGGCCAAGCTGGTACAGGACGTGGCCAACAACACAAATGAGGAAGCTGGAGATGGCACCACAACCGCCACAGTTCTGGCCCGTGCCGTAGCCAAGGAGGGATTTGACACCATCAGCAAAGGTGCCAACCCTGTGGAGATCCGTAGAGGAGTCATGCTGGCGGTGGAAGAAGTCATCAGTGAACTCAAGAAACTCTCCAAGCCGGTCACGACACCAGAAGAGATTGCTCAA GTGGCCACTATTTCTGCCAATGGAGACATTGAAGTTGGTAACATCATCTCCAATGCTATGAAGAAAGTGGGCCGTAAGGGTGTGATTACAGTGAAG GATGGTAAAACCCTACATGATGAGCTTGAGATCATTGAGGGCATGAAGTTCGACCGTGGCTACATTTCTCCGTACTTCATCAACACGGCTAAAG GCCAGAAGTGTGAGTTCCAGGATGCTTACCTGCTTCTGAGTGAGAAGAAAATCTCCAGCGTACAGAGCATTGTGCCAGCACTGGAACTTGCCAACCAGCATCGCAAGCCTCTGGTCATCATTGCTGAAGATGTGGATGGAGAGGCACTCAGCACTCTGGTCCTCAACAG GTTAAAGGTTGGACTTCAGGTCGTTGCAGTCAAGGCTCCGGGATTCGGAGACAACAGGAAAAACCAGCTGCAGGATATGGCCATTTCCACTGGAGGCACG GTGTTTGGTGATGAGGCTGTGGGTCTGGCCATTGAGGACATCCAGGCACATGACTTCGGCAGGGTCGGCGAGGTCATTGTGACCAAGGATGACACGATGCTCCTCAAAGGCCGTGGTGATCCAGCAGCCATTGAGAAGCGTGCGAATGAGATCGCAGAACAGCTGGAGAGCACCAACAGTGACTACGAGAAGGAGAAACTCAACGAGCGTCTGGCCAAGCTCTCTGATGGAGTGGCAGTGATTAAG GTTGGAGGAACAAGTGACGTTGAAGTGAATGAGAAGAAAGACCGTGTCACTGATGCGCTGAACGCCACTCGAGCTGCTGTGGAGGAGGGAATAGTTCTTGGAGGAGGATGTGCACTGCTGCGCTGCATCCCAGCCCTGGACAACATCAAGCCAGCCAATGATGATCAAAAGATTG GTATCGACATAATTCGCAGAGCGCTTCGTATTCCTGCAATGACTATTGCCAAGAATGCAGGAGTTGAGGGCTCTCTGGTGGTGGAGAAGATCTTGCAGAGCGCTCCAGAGATTGGATATGACGCCATGAATGGAGAATATGTCAACATGGTCGAAAGAGGCATTATTGACCCCACAAAG GTCGTGAGGACTGCACTGCTAGATGCTGCAGGCGTTGCATCTCTTCTGTCTACTGCTGAAGCCGTTGTCACCGAAATACCAAAGGAGGAGAAGGAGATGCCGGCTGGAGGAATGGGAGGAATGGGAGGCATGGGTGGTATGGGAGGCATGGGATTCTAA
- the LOC113108447 gene encoding MOB-like protein phocein isoform X1: protein MVMAEGTAVLRRNRPGTKAKEFYNWSDESFEEMDSTLAVQQYIQQNIRSDCSNIEKIMEPPEGQDEGVWKYEHLRQFCLELNGLAVKLQNECHPDTCTQMTATEQWIFLCAAHKTPKECPAIDYTRHTLDGAACLLNSNKYFPSRVSIKESSVAKLGSVCRRIYRIFSHAYFHHRQIFDKYENETFLCHRFTRFVMKYNLMSKDNLIVPILEEEVQSATAGESDA, encoded by the exons ATGGTCATGGCGGAGGGCACAGCTGTTCTGAGGAGGAATAGACCGGGCACCAAGGCGAAG gAATTCTACaactggtctgatgagtcttttGAAGAGATGGACAGCACACTGGCAGTGCAACAG TATATTCAGCAGAACATCCGTTCAGACTGTTCCAACATCGAGAAGATTATGGAGCCTCCAGAGGGACAGGATGAGGGGGTGTGGAAATATGAACATCTCAG ACAGTTCTGTTTGGAGCTCAATGGCTTAGCAGTTAAACTGCAG AATGAGTGTCACCCTGACACGTGTACCCAGATGACTGCCACTGAGCAGTGGATCTTTCTGTGTGCTGCCCATAAGACTCCCAAAGAG TGCCCTGCCATTGACTACACAAGGCACACTCTCGATGGAGCTGCGTGTCTTCTCAACAGCAACAAGTATTTTCCCAGCCG CGTCAGCATTAAGGAATCATCTGTGGCCAAACTGGGCTCGGTTTGCCGTCGCATCTATAGGATCTTCTCCCATGCTTACTTTCACCACCGCCAGATTTTTGACAAGTATGAG AATGAGACTTTCTTGTGTCACCGCTTCACTCGTTTCGTGATGAAGTACAACCTTATGTCTAAGGACAACCTCATCGTGCCCATCCTGGAAGAGGAAGTCCAGAGTGCCACTGCTGGGGAGAGTGACGCCTGA
- the LOC113108447 gene encoding 10 kDa heat shock protein, mitochondrial-like isoform X4, producing the protein MAFRKFLPMFDRVLVERLAAETVTKGGIMIPEKSQAKVLQAAVVAVGPGSTNKDGKVTPVCVKVGDKVLLPEYGGTKVVLDDKDYFLFRDGDILGKYVE; encoded by the exons ATG GCTTTCCGGAAATTCCTTCCCATGTTCGACCGTGTGTTGGTGGAGCGGCTAGCTGCAGAGACTGTGACAAAAGGAGGCATCATGATTCCAGAAAAGTCTCAAGCCAAAGTGCTGCAGGCCGCAGTGGTGGCAGTGGGTCCAGGATCCACCAACAAG GATGGGAAAGTAACACCTGTCTGCGTCAAAGTTGGGGATAAAGTTCTGCTGCCAGAGTACGGAGGAACAAAAGTTGTTCTTGATGATAAG GACTATTTCCTGTTCCGGGATGGAGATATTCTTGGCAAATATGTAGAATGA
- the LOC113108447 gene encoding 10 kDa heat shock protein, mitochondrial-like isoform X3 has product MQAFRKFLPMFDRVLVERLAAETVTKGGIMIPEKSQAKVLQAAVVAVGPGSTNKDGKVTPVCVKVGDKVLLPEYGGTKVVLDDKDYFLFRDGDILGKYVE; this is encoded by the exons Atg CAGGCTTTCCGGAAATTCCTTCCCATGTTCGACCGTGTGTTGGTGGAGCGGCTAGCTGCAGAGACTGTGACAAAAGGAGGCATCATGATTCCAGAAAAGTCTCAAGCCAAAGTGCTGCAGGCCGCAGTGGTGGCAGTGGGTCCAGGATCCACCAACAAG GATGGGAAAGTAACACCTGTCTGCGTCAAAGTTGGGGATAAAGTTCTGCTGCCAGAGTACGGAGGAACAAAAGTTGTTCTTGATGATAAG GACTATTTCCTGTTCCGGGATGGAGATATTCTTGGCAAATATGTAGAATGA
- the LOC113108447 gene encoding 10 kDa heat shock protein, mitochondrial-like isoform X2 yields the protein MQAFRKFLPMFDRVLVERLAAETVTKGGIMIPEKSQAKVLQAAVVAVGPGSTNKDGKVTPVCVKVGDKVLLPEYGGTKVVLDDKDYFLFRDGDILGKYVE from the exons ATG CAGGCTTTCCGGAAATTCCTTCCCATGTTCGACCGTGTGTTGGTGGAGCGGCTAGCTGCAGAGACTGTGACAAAAGGAGGCATCATGATTCCAGAAAAGTCTCAAGCCAAAGTGCTGCAGGCCGCAGTGGTGGCAGTGGGTCCAGGATCCACCAACAAG GATGGGAAAGTAACACCTGTCTGCGTCAAAGTTGGGGATAAAGTTCTGCTGCCAGAGTACGGAGGAACAAAAGTTGTTCTTGATGATAAG GACTATTTCCTGTTCCGGGATGGAGATATTCTTGGCAAATATGTAGAATGA
- the LOC113108447 gene encoding 10 kDa heat shock protein, mitochondrial-like isoform X5, with protein sequence MAFRKFLPMFDRVLVERLAAETVTKGGIMIPEKSQAKVLQAAVVAVGPGSTNKDGKVTPVCVKVGDKVLLPEYGGTKVVLDDKDYFLFRDGDILGKYVE encoded by the exons Atg GCTTTCCGGAAATTCCTTCCCATGTTCGACCGTGTGTTGGTGGAGCGGCTAGCTGCAGAGACTGTGACAAAAGGAGGCATCATGATTCCAGAAAAGTCTCAAGCCAAAGTGCTGCAGGCCGCAGTGGTGGCAGTGGGTCCAGGATCCACCAACAAG GATGGGAAAGTAACACCTGTCTGCGTCAAAGTTGGGGATAAAGTTCTGCTGCCAGAGTACGGAGGAACAAAAGTTGTTCTTGATGATAAG GACTATTTCCTGTTCCGGGATGGAGATATTCTTGGCAAATATGTAGAATGA
- the LOC113108447 gene encoding MOB-like protein phocein isoform X6 produces MQAFRKFLPMFDRVLVERLAAETVTKGGIMIPEKSQAKVLQAAVVAVGPGSTNKEFYNWSDESFEEMDSTLAVQQYIQQNIRSDCSNIEKIMEPPEGQDEGVWKYEHLRQFCLELNGLAVKLQNECHPDTCTQMTATEQWIFLCAAHKTPKECPAIDYTRHTLDGAACLLNSNKYFPSRVSIKESSVAKLGSVCRRIYRIFSHAYFHHRQIFDKYENETFLCHRFTRFVMKYNLMSKDNLIVPILEEEVQSATAGESDA; encoded by the exons ATG CAGGCTTTCCGGAAATTCCTTCCCATGTTCGACCGTGTGTTGGTGGAGCGGCTAGCTGCAGAGACTGTGACAAAAGGAGGCATCATGATTCCAGAAAAGTCTCAAGCCAAAGTGCTGCAGGCCGCAGTGGTGGCAGTGGGTCCAGGATCCACCAACAAG gAATTCTACaactggtctgatgagtcttttGAAGAGATGGACAGCACACTGGCAGTGCAACAG TATATTCAGCAGAACATCCGTTCAGACTGTTCCAACATCGAGAAGATTATGGAGCCTCCAGAGGGACAGGATGAGGGGGTGTGGAAATATGAACATCTCAG ACAGTTCTGTTTGGAGCTCAATGGCTTAGCAGTTAAACTGCAG AATGAGTGTCACCCTGACACGTGTACCCAGATGACTGCCACTGAGCAGTGGATCTTTCTGTGTGCTGCCCATAAGACTCCCAAAGAG TGCCCTGCCATTGACTACACAAGGCACACTCTCGATGGAGCTGCGTGTCTTCTCAACAGCAACAAGTATTTTCCCAGCCG CGTCAGCATTAAGGAATCATCTGTGGCCAAACTGGGCTCGGTTTGCCGTCGCATCTATAGGATCTTCTCCCATGCTTACTTTCACCACCGCCAGATTTTTGACAAGTATGAG AATGAGACTTTCTTGTGTCACCGCTTCACTCGTTTCGTGATGAAGTACAACCTTATGTCTAAGGACAACCTCATCGTGCCCATCCTGGAAGAGGAAGTCCAGAGTGCCACTGCTGGGGAGAGTGACGCCTGA